The Engystomops pustulosus chromosome 2, aEngPut4.maternal, whole genome shotgun sequence genomic interval GATACACCACAgggcgtcacacacacacacacaatcactcGGGGCTTCCTGGACGGGGCTCCGCATCTACTCTAATAAAAGACTGCAGGTGAACTACTGATAATGGGTGTATGTGCAATATGTTATCCTGGACCCTATTGCAATAGGCTATAACAAATTCATACGTTTTAGCAGTAAGGTATGTCCGTTTTGGGAAGCACAATATGTGAACCAATTTAAGGTTGTATTTGGGAATTAtaggcactatgcactttaaatattatatatatttgtccCATGTGACCCTAGAAACATTTTCTCTTGAAGTAATAGCATACCCCTCTGTGCACATCTCTCTTAGTAGAGCAGCACCTACCCCTATATATATCATCCTGTATCATTTGTCTGATTTTGTGTGGTGTCCTTGTTTTCCTTTTATGTGACCAGCctgttatttgtttttaattgtgtttcaTTTGTCAGTTAATAAAGCTATATTTCCTTCATACTTTttggttaaaatgtttttttttttcctcgagATCGGTCTAATAAAAGCCGTCAGTCTGACAACACTGACGAGCGGGCGCGCGCCTGCCTGTCACCCACCCCCCCCTGGCCATTTATCCAGGCCGGCCGCCTCCCAGTGTCTTACCCAAGCATCCGCTTGGACACCAGGAGACGCTGCAAGTTCCCCATTCTTTCTTTTATGCACCAATTGCCATATAATATGGCTGTGTACATGATCGCGCCCATCTCTTCCTGTACAGAGGCCGAGGGAAGGAATGACATTGCGCCTTATGTCCATGCATCACTGGCCCCCAGATTGTACCCGGGATGGAATGAGCAGCAGGGACCGCCACATCTCACCTAACAGAGACGGTAGAAACGGTTGATGGAGATACACACAAGGGGTGGGGGTAACGGTATGTTCTACCCCGAGAACGAGCAGGGGTAACGGTCAGAGAGAAGGGTGAGCTCTGTTGTGGAGagggtgggtggctcttagaagagcctttggGGTGTTGGAGGTGCCGGGTAGGCAGGCGGGAGGCCGCTTACTTGGCGCTGGTGTACTTGGTGACGGCCTTGGTGCCCTCGGACACGGCGTGCTTGGCCAGCTCTCCGGGCAGCAGCAGGCGGACGGCGGTCTGGATCTCCCGGGAGGTGATGGTGGAGCGCTTGTTGTAGTGAGCCAGGCGGGAGGCTTCCCCTGCGATGCGCTCGAAGATGTCGTTGACGAAGGAGTTCATGATACCCATGGCCTTGGAGGAGATGCCGGTGTCGGGGTGCACCTGCTTGAGCACCTTGTAGACGTAGATGGCGTAACTCTCCTTCCTGGTCTTCCTGCGCTTCTTGCCGTCCTTCTTCTGGGCCTTAGTGACGGCTTTCTTGGAGCCCTTCTTGGGCGCTGGGGCGGACTTGGCGGGATCAGGCATGATGCAGCGGTTACTATTATCCGAGACACGGAGAACAATGTCCCGCACCTCCCCGCGCCGCGGTATTTATAGCCGGGCTATGCAAAGGAGCGACGCCGGCTGCTCGCCCTGCTATTGGAGGAGCGAGGCGTGTCATCCGTGTTCACTGCTGAACCACGCCTCCTAATGCTGGTTGGTGAGTCTATGAGCCGCGCCTCTATTGGTAGGATTTCAATCCGGCCAATGACAGAGAGTGAGGAGCGGGCGGGAAGGTATAAGAGGCGGCAGGAGGCGGCTGAGCGGCATCAGTCGTACTGAATCTCTAGCATCATGTCTGGACGTGGCAAACAAGGAGGAAAGGTCCGCGCTAAGGCCAAGACCCGCTCATCTCGGGCCGGTCTGCAGTTCCCCGTCGGTCGTGTGCACAGGCTCCTCCGCAAGGGCAACTACGCCGAGAGAGTCGGGGCCGGCGCTCCCGTCTACCTGGCCGCCGTGCTCGAGTACCTCACCGCTGAGATCCTCGAGCTGGCCGGCAACGCCGCCCGGGACAACAAGAAGACCCGCATCATCCCCCGCCACCTGCAGCTGGCTGTGCGCAACGACGAGGAGCTCAACAAGCTGCTGGGAGGAGTCACCATCGCCCAGGGAGGCGTCCTGCCCAACATCCAGGCCGTGCTGCTGCCCAAGAAGACCGAGAGCAGCAAGCCCGCCAAGAGCAAGTGAGCGCCGCTGTCACTGCTCCAGCACCCGATCCCCGCTACacacaaaggctcttctaagagccacccacccCCTCCTGACAGAGCTGCAGCCCcgggtgtctccccggtacaccgCGCacactctatactgtactgatcctgtactctCCTCTGCACCGCTATGTGTCTGCGCTGTCCCACTGTACTATTCTacagccggaggaggaggacgctcGCCCCGCGCTCCATGTACGGGCGGCACTCGTCCTCCGCACAGGGACAGAGCTGCGGCTGCGCTTCCCTCACGTGCGGCTAACGGCCCGGTGCTGTGTACATGGCGGCTGCTGACGTCACACGGGGAGAGCGAGCGGGAAattcaaacacccccccccccccccccccccaaactgcgaCTGAGAACTAAACGTCCCGGCGGCAGATTTGGGGTCTGTTTGCACTATATTCCCCCCTCAACACGCTTTTGTTTCTCCACAAAATGTCATCTGAAGACGAACCTACCCCAGTGCGGGTCACCATCAGGCCCTGATCTGGCTCAGTCAGTGGCAAATGCAGATCGTTGTGATTTTTAGGATGTGCTGCTGCAGGAATGATCAGCCCTTGCCCGAGGCTGCCGCATATACACTGCTCACAATAATAAAGGTGGCGCTCACATGACACGTCCtagaaatgaatgaatgaaatatcctcagtgaatactttgttctgtacaaagttaaaTGTACTGAAAACTAAATtacccccttaaggacgcagggttttttcaatcattcctcgctctccaccttccagaactttttcatttttccatgtatagagctgtgcgagggcttattttgtgcgtaacaaatttttactttcccatgatgttatttattattcatattac includes:
- the LOC140117188 gene encoding histone H2B type 1-O-like, whose protein sequence is MPDPAKSAPAPKKGSKKAVTKAQKKDGKKRRKTRKESYAIYVYKVLKQVHPDTGISSKAMGIMNSFVNDIFERIAGEASRLAHYNKRSTITSREIQTAVRLLLPGELAKHAVSEGTKAVTKYTSAK
- the LOC140117187 gene encoding histone H2A type 1-like, whose protein sequence is MSGRGKQGGKVRAKAKTRSSRAGLQFPVGRVHRLLRKGNYAERVGAGAPVYLAAVLEYLTAEILELAGNAARDNKKTRIIPRHLQLAVRNDEELNKLLGGVTIAQGGVLPNIQAVLLPKKTESSKPAKSK